The following are from one region of the Tenacibaculum dicentrarchi genome:
- the arfB gene encoding alternative ribosome rescue aminoacyl-tRNA hydrolase ArfB, which translates to MNIPELIKELHFKATRSSGAGGQHVNKVSSKIELSFDVAKSNQLSENQKEILCTKLASRLTKEQILILFSDETRSQHRNKELAIKRFLALIKDGLKRPKIRRATKPSRNSVLRKHENKKRQKLKKSLRKKPNLE; encoded by the coding sequence ATGAATATTCCCGAACTGATTAAAGAATTACATTTTAAAGCCACTAGAAGTTCTGGTGCAGGCGGGCAACATGTAAATAAAGTATCTTCTAAAATTGAACTTTCTTTTGATGTAGCTAAGTCTAATCAATTATCAGAAAATCAAAAAGAAATACTTTGCACAAAACTCGCTTCTCGCCTAACAAAAGAACAGATTTTAATACTTTTTTCTGATGAAACTCGCTCGCAACACAGAAATAAAGAATTGGCGATTAAACGTTTTTTAGCACTTATCAAAGACGGTTTAAAAAGACCCAAAATAAGACGTGCAACCAAACCTAGCCGAAATTCGGTACTAAGAAAACACGAAAATAAAAAACGACAAAAGTTAAAAAAATCGCTCCGAAAAAAACCGAATTTAGAGTAG